From Armatimonadota bacterium, a single genomic window includes:
- a CDS encoding CvpA family protein, with amino-acid sequence MNQVDLFIIVILGVNIYYAVTRGLLRGLGDLAALFLALGLGSLVYPAPAAVLGFIGFPPLVRDLVGFIVAAVAIAVGVGYLFGHIAERRPLWPLLDHVGGGAAGAVIGSVLVSVLLLLSAAVTGSARPIERAALAEPFVELVPELHVAMDRVGLPIPKLVLLPPRYEQELVPMRYGPQFMRLNFARLEGATCIKCRGPVRFLGYRRVKGSRIAPKFVCLRCGRTSDGCQTFQGMHAIYGQCPVLVARQGVKLNCGIWTNPDWVYPLSPCPVDGNVFTGP; translated from the coding sequence ATGAACCAGGTTGACCTGTTCATCATCGTCATCCTCGGCGTCAACATCTACTACGCGGTGACGCGCGGCTTGCTGCGCGGCCTGGGCGATCTGGCCGCGCTGTTTCTCGCCCTGGGGCTCGGTTCTCTGGTCTATCCGGCGCCGGCGGCGGTGCTGGGTTTCATCGGTTTCCCGCCGCTGGTGCGCGATCTCGTGGGGTTCATCGTCGCCGCGGTAGCGATCGCCGTCGGCGTCGGCTACCTCTTCGGCCACATCGCCGAGCGGCGACCGCTGTGGCCCCTGCTCGACCACGTCGGCGGCGGGGCCGCCGGGGCGGTGATTGGCAGCGTGCTGGTAAGCGTGCTCCTGCTGCTGTCCGCCGCCGTCACCGGCAGCGCGCGCCCGATCGAGCGCGCTGCGCTGGCCGAGCCCTTCGTCGAGCTGGTGCCGGAACTGCACGTGGCGATGGACCGGGTGGGCCTACCCATCCCCAAGCTGGTGCTGCTCCCCCCGCGCTACGAGCAAGAGCTGGTCCCCATGCGCTACGGCCCCCAGTTCATGCGCCTCAACTTCGCGCGGCTGGAGGGGGCGACGTGCATCAAGTGCCGCGGCCCCGTGCGCTTCCTCGGCTACCGGCGCGTCAAGGGCAGCCGCATCGCCCCCAAGTTCGTCTGCCTCCGCTGCGGCCGCACCAGCGACGGCTGCCAGACGTTCCAGGGCATGCACGCCATCTACGGCCAGTGCCCGGTGCTGGTCGCCCGCCAAGGCGTCAAGCTCAACTGCGGCATCTGGACCAACCCCGACTGGGTCTATCCGCTTAGCCCCTGCCCGGTGGACGGCAATGTCTTCACCGGTCCCTAG
- a CDS encoding long-chain fatty acid--CoA ligase: MTGQPMTIPEVFRAQVARYGERAALRYKRGGVYDDISWTEYGRRVRELALGLIALGLEPQRQVALLSENRPEWVVADLAILSVGAVTVPIYVTLTPKQVEHILADSQARVAIVSGSEQLRKVLAVKGSLPRLAHIICCEPPQPRPDPMVFSLAEVMAEGAEWERTRGAAALEQRAAGLRSDDLASIIYTSGTTGEPKGVMLTHDNFLSNARACLAVLPVGQSDELLNVLPLSHIFARTCDHYMMMTAGATVSFAQTAESVAENMVEVRPTIMTAVPRLYEKLHARVMEMVAQTTGAKRAIFEWALGVGAARMTARRQGRRLSPWLRLECAVAGRLVFTKLRERLGGRLRFFISGGAPLSREIAEFFGGAGIIICEGYGLTESSPVICVNPIPAVRYGTVGPPIPGVEVRIADDGEILTRGPHVMQGYFGREAETARTIAGGWLHTGDIGFLDEAGYLTITDRKKDIIVTAAGKNVAPQLIENALQTDPFISQVVVHGDRRKFLSALIVPDFERLEPWAREQGLSFASRAELVGRPEVRALIEQRSADRLRDLARHEQIRRFTLLDREFTIAAGEVTPSLKLKRRIIAERYRALIEDLYRER; encoded by the coding sequence ATGACCGGACAGCCGATGACCATTCCCGAGGTCTTTCGCGCGCAGGTGGCGCGCTACGGCGAGCGCGCCGCGCTCCGGTATAAGCGTGGCGGGGTTTATGACGACATCTCGTGGACCGAGTACGGGCGGCGGGTGCGCGAGCTGGCGCTGGGGCTGATCGCGCTCGGCCTGGAACCGCAACGGCAGGTCGCGCTACTCAGCGAGAACCGCCCGGAGTGGGTAGTCGCCGACCTTGCGATCCTGTCAGTCGGTGCGGTTACCGTTCCCATCTACGTCACGCTGACGCCGAAGCAGGTGGAGCACATCCTCGCCGATTCGCAGGCGCGCGTCGCCATCGTCTCCGGTTCCGAGCAACTGCGGAAGGTGCTGGCGGTCAAGGGCAGCCTGCCACGCCTCGCGCACATTATCTGCTGTGAGCCTCCTCAGCCGCGCCCCGATCCGATGGTGTTCTCACTGGCGGAAGTGATGGCGGAGGGCGCCGAGTGGGAGCGCACGCGCGGCGCCGCGGCCCTGGAGCAACGGGCGGCTGGGCTGCGCTCCGACGACCTCGCCAGCATCATCTACACCTCCGGCACCACCGGTGAGCCCAAGGGGGTCATGCTCACCCACGACAACTTCCTATCCAACGCGCGGGCGTGCCTGGCGGTGCTGCCCGTCGGCCAAAGCGATGAGCTGCTCAACGTCCTGCCGCTGAGCCATATCTTCGCCCGCACCTGCGATCATTACATGATGATGACGGCGGGGGCGACCGTTTCCTTCGCGCAGACGGCGGAGTCGGTGGCGGAGAACATGGTGGAGGTGCGGCCGACGATCATGACCGCGGTGCCGCGGCTGTACGAGAAGCTCCACGCGCGGGTGATGGAGATGGTGGCGCAGACCACGGGCGCGAAACGCGCGATCTTCGAGTGGGCGCTGGGCGTGGGGGCGGCGCGCATGACGGCGCGGCGCCAGGGGCGCCGCCTCTCCCCCTGGCTCCGGCTCGAGTGCGCCGTGGCCGGCAGGCTCGTGTTCACCAAGCTGCGGGAGCGCCTGGGGGGACGCCTGCGCTTCTTCATCTCCGGGGGGGCGCCGCTGTCGCGCGAGATCGCCGAGTTCTTCGGCGGCGCCGGCATCATCATTTGCGAGGGCTACGGCCTCACCGAGAGCTCGCCCGTGATCTGCGTCAACCCTATACCCGCGGTCAGGTACGGCACCGTCGGCCCGCCGATCCCCGGGGTCGAGGTGCGCATCGCCGACGACGGCGAGATCCTCACCCGCGGGCCCCATGTCATGCAGGGGTATTTCGGGCGGGAGGCGGAGACCGCGCGCACCATCGCTGGCGGCTGGCTGCACACCGGCGACATCGGTTTTCTCGATGAAGCAGGCTACCTCACCATCACCGATCGCAAGAAGGATATTATCGTCACCGCCGCAGGCAAGAACGTCGCCCCGCAGCTCATCGAGAACGCGCTCCAGACCGACCCCTTCATCAGCCAGGTCGTCGTCCACGGCGACCGCCGCAAGTTCCTGAGCGCGCTCATCGTGCCCGACTTCGAGCGCCTGGAGCCGTGGGCGCGGGAGCAGGGGCTGAGCTTCGCCTCGCGCGCCGAGCTGGTGGGGCGGCCCGAGGTGCGCGCATTGATAGAGCAACGGAGCGCAGACCGGCTGCGCGACCTCGCGCGCCACGAACAGATCCGCCGCTTCACCCTGCTCGACCGCGAATTCACCATCGCTGCCGGCGAGGTCACTCCCAGCCTCAAGCTCAAACGCCGGATCATCGCCGAGCGCTACCGCGCGCTGATCGAGGACCTATATCGGGAGCGGTGA
- a CDS encoding MBL fold metallo-hydrolase: MTTDICEHPWKHAVTPFRIAGELYYVGNRDVSCHLIDTGEGLVLLDTGFPQTVYLLTESIRRLGFDPDDIAWILHLHAHYDHCGGTPALAELTGARTALGQADVTIIRDHPELTWTPEYGTEWHEGFDVDRPLDDGDVITIGNTDIRCIHSPGHTPGTMSYFFSVEESGRAWRVGIHGGPGVNTLTDEYMRKHNLPSSRRDDYLRTLFRLREQTVDICIGAHPGQNQTFDRQAAKTEDHNPFIDPGSWRAFLDQLDARARMQWR, from the coding sequence ATGACGACGGACATCTGTGAACACCCGTGGAAGCACGCGGTCACACCGTTCCGAATCGCGGGCGAGCTCTACTACGTGGGCAACCGCGACGTGTCATGCCACCTGATAGACACCGGCGAAGGGCTGGTGCTGCTGGACACCGGCTTCCCACAGACCGTCTATCTGTTGACCGAGAGCATACGTCGGCTGGGGTTTGACCCGGATGACATCGCTTGGATCTTGCACCTGCATGCGCACTACGACCACTGCGGCGGGACCCCAGCGCTGGCGGAGCTTACCGGCGCCCGCACCGCGCTGGGGCAGGCGGACGTCACCATCATTCGCGATCATCCCGAGCTGACGTGGACGCCGGAATACGGAACGGAGTGGCACGAAGGATTCGACGTTGACCGGCCGCTTGACGACGGTGACGTGATCACCATCGGGAACACCGATATCCGCTGTATCCACTCTCCCGGCCACACTCCGGGCACGATGTCGTATTTCTTCTCCGTCGAGGAGAGCGGGCGGGCGTGGCGCGTCGGCATACACGGCGGTCCGGGAGTCAATACCCTCACCGATGAGTACATGCGGAAACACAACCTGCCGAGCAGCCGCCGGGACGACTACCTCCGTACTTTGTTTCGCCTCAGGGAGCAAACGGTTGACATCTGCATCGGCGCGCATCCGGGCCAGAATCAGACGTTCGACCGGCAGGCAGCCAAGACCGAGGACCATAATCCCTTCATCGATCCCGGTTCCTGGCGGGCATTCCTGGATCAGCTCGATGCGCGGGCCCGGATGCAGTGGCGATAG
- a CDS encoding DUF3465 domain-containing protein, which produces MKRRTWTWTCLGLALAVAGLWALCARRPDGARAAERAFALRTSGIVLTVPGVVARILDDDTRSPRHQRFILRTARGQTLLVSHNLELAPRAPVRAGDAVTVRGQYEWNNEGGLLHNTHSRPRRPSGWIRLSRVGRTYH; this is translated from the coding sequence GTGAAGCGTCGGACATGGACATGGACATGCCTCGGCCTCGCGCTGGCGGTCGCCGGCCTCTGGGCGCTGTGCGCCCGCCGGCCTGACGGCGCCCGCGCTGCCGAGCGCGCCTTCGCGCTGCGGACCTCGGGGATCGTGCTCACCGTCCCTGGCGTGGTCGCGCGCATCCTCGACGACGACACCCGCTCCCCGCGTCACCAGCGCTTCATCCTGCGCACCGCGCGCGGCCAGACGCTGCTAGTCTCGCATAACCTGGAGCTGGCGCCCCGCGCACCGGTGCGCGCGGGCGACGCGGTCACGGTGCGCGGGCAGTACGAGTGGAATAACGAGGGCGGGTTGCTGCACAACACCCACTCTCGGCCGCGGCGTCCGAGCGGGTGGATTCGCCTCTCGCGCGTGGGGCGTACGTATCACTAA
- a CDS encoding (Fe-S)-binding protein: protein MYPIAKSVIFTLLLIAAVVIFAANCLRLYRAMRLGQPENRRGSVVRRIGHLLYYGFLQRRVIAAGGSAHHVFIFWGFLVLMLGNLAFIAGGIHPRLGFDLLGPTAAGVLRASQDIMALVVLFAINYAVFRRWVLRPRHIEPLSPDAFIIIGLIGVLMVAMLLATGIEMATGQLSYSRWTPGANTIGWLTFSYTGLGVWHEALWWLHAVVLLFFLNYLPYSKHLHILAALPNVYLRRRGFVTDLARLDFENSEVFGVAKVTDFTWKQLLDGYACTQCGRCDNNCPAWNTDKPLSPKHIIADAKDNLRRNAPALLAGRRWRDFSPAPAQAEMCEPLIGFKQITPDALWACTTCGACMEQCPVFIEHVPKIVDLRRSLVMMESQFPAELTNFFKEIETNGNPYAMPAGGRTKWAQGLEVPLLRDRPDAEYLYWVGCAGAFDDRNRPASQALVRCLQAAGVSFAILGAEEPCCGDAVRRLGNEYLFEAIARANVELLNGCGVKKIVVTCPHGLNVLKHEYPSFGGHYQVVHHSELLAELLAAGRLPARPDGRARMTLHDSCYLGRYNGIYDAPRAALRRSGAQIVEMPRRRRTSFCCGAGGGRMWMEETLGRRINAERTAEALRTGAPTIAVACPFCLTMLDDGVKDAGADGVVVRDIAQVIAETIAG, encoded by the coding sequence ATGTACCCGATAGCGAAATCGGTTATCTTCACGCTGCTGTTAATCGCCGCGGTGGTCATCTTCGCCGCCAACTGCCTGCGCCTCTATCGCGCGATGCGGTTGGGTCAGCCCGAGAATCGGCGCGGGAGCGTGGTGCGGCGTATCGGCCACCTGCTGTACTACGGCTTCCTGCAGCGCCGCGTTATCGCGGCCGGCGGCAGCGCGCATCACGTCTTCATCTTCTGGGGCTTCCTCGTCCTCATGCTCGGTAACCTGGCTTTCATCGCCGGGGGGATTCACCCGCGACTGGGGTTCGATCTCCTCGGCCCGACGGCGGCGGGGGTATTGCGGGCGAGCCAGGACATCATGGCGCTAGTGGTACTTTTCGCCATCAACTACGCCGTCTTTCGCCGCTGGGTGCTGCGGCCCCGGCACATCGAGCCGCTCAGCCCCGACGCCTTCATCATCATCGGCCTCATCGGCGTGCTGATGGTTGCCATGCTGCTGGCCACGGGCATCGAGATGGCGACTGGGCAACTGTCATACTCGCGGTGGACCCCTGGCGCGAATACAATTGGCTGGCTGACCTTTAGCTACACGGGGTTGGGCGTGTGGCATGAGGCCCTGTGGTGGCTGCACGCGGTGGTGCTGCTGTTCTTCCTCAACTACCTCCCCTATTCCAAGCACCTGCATATCCTCGCCGCATTGCCCAACGTCTATCTGCGCCGCCGCGGATTCGTGACCGACCTGGCGCGGCTGGACTTCGAGAACTCAGAGGTTTTCGGCGTCGCCAAGGTCACCGATTTCACCTGGAAGCAGCTCCTCGACGGCTATGCTTGCACCCAGTGCGGGCGCTGCGACAACAACTGCCCCGCGTGGAACACCGATAAGCCCTTGTCGCCCAAGCACATCATCGCCGACGCGAAGGACAACCTGCGGCGCAACGCCCCGGCCCTGCTCGCGGGGCGGCGGTGGCGTGACTTCTCGCCCGCGCCGGCGCAGGCGGAGATGTGCGAGCCGCTGATCGGCTTCAAGCAGATCACCCCCGACGCGCTGTGGGCGTGCACCACCTGCGGAGCGTGCATGGAGCAGTGCCCGGTGTTCATCGAGCACGTGCCCAAGATCGTGGACCTGCGGCGCTCGCTGGTGATGATGGAATCGCAATTCCCGGCGGAGCTGACCAACTTCTTCAAGGAGATCGAAACCAACGGCAACCCCTACGCCATGCCCGCCGGCGGACGCACGAAATGGGCGCAGGGGCTGGAGGTGCCGCTGCTGCGCGACCGCCCTGACGCCGAGTATCTCTACTGGGTGGGATGCGCGGGGGCGTTTGACGATCGCAACCGTCCGGCGAGCCAGGCGCTGGTGCGCTGCCTGCAGGCGGCGGGGGTGTCGTTCGCCATCCTGGGGGCGGAGGAGCCCTGCTGCGGCGATGCGGTGCGGCGGCTGGGCAACGAGTACCTGTTCGAGGCGATCGCGCGCGCCAACGTCGAGCTCCTCAACGGCTGCGGGGTGAAGAAGATCGTCGTCACCTGCCCGCACGGGTTGAACGTGCTCAAGCACGAGTACCCGTCGTTCGGCGGACACTACCAGGTGGTGCACCACAGCGAGCTGCTGGCGGAGCTGCTGGCCGCCGGGCGTTTGCCGGCGCGGCCCGACGGGCGCGCGCGCATGACGCTGCACGATTCGTGCTACCTGGGGCGCTACAACGGGATCTATGATGCGCCGCGCGCGGCGCTGCGGCGGTCGGGGGCGCAGATCGTCGAGATGCCGCGGCGGCGGCGCACCAGCTTCTGCTGCGGCGCTGGCGGCGGGCGCATGTGGATGGAGGAAACCCTGGGGCGGCGCATCAACGCCGAGCGCACCGCGGAGGCCCTGCGCACCGGCGCCCCGACGATCGCGGTGGCGTGCCCCTTCTGCCTGACCATGCTCGACGACGGCGTCAAGGACGCCGGCGCCGACGGGGTGGTGGTGCGCGATATCGCGCAGGTGATCGCCGAAACCATCGCCGGCTGA